TCTGCCAGCCCAGCTGAGCGAGGAAGAGATAGCAAAACTGGTTGATGAGGCTATAGCCGAGGCCGGTGTTAAGGACGCTAGCCAAATAGGTGCGGCAATCAGCTCAGTAATGCAAAAAGCTGCCGGCAGTGCCGACGGAGCTACTGTAGCTCGGATTGTGCGGCAGCGACTGTCTTAATGCAGGGTCTTGTTATCAATTTCTTCGGCGCCTTACCCGCCCGCGCACATTGCAAAAAAATCAAAACGGCTGTTCTAAGACTGCAAGATTTACTGAAGATTCCCACGCAGGGAAATATTAATCTGAAGTTCGTGGATGATGCCGCAATGACAGTTTTAAACAAGCAGTATAACGGTCGCGGGGCATCTACCGATGTGCTAAGCTTTAGCTATATTGAAAATTCACCGGCTGGGGCAACTGAAGAGTTGGGCGATGTGATTATAAGCGTAGAAACCGCCCGCCGCCAGGCAAAGGAGTATGGCATAGACCTCACATCAGAATTAGCATTGCTGGCTGTGCATGGCGCACTGCATGTTCTGGGTTATGATCACAATGACACTGCCGGCCGTGAGTCCATGAGTCGTCTGCAATCTGAGGCGGTTAAGGCAGCCGGTCTTAAATATCGTGAGTTTGAGTGGAAATGAAGAGATTTATATCTAGTTTAAGTAGCGCGTTTCAAGGGATTGTACATGTAGTTCGCCAGGAGCGTAATGCCCGTATTCACTTGCTTGCTGGTATCGCGGTTTTAATTGCTGCTGCTTGGCTTCAGGTAACCAATTATGAGCTGGCGGCCTTGTTTTTCTGCATCGTGATAGTCTTTCTGGCTGAGATCGTTAATACCGCCCTAGAGAAAGTGCTAGACCTACTGCATCCCGAGCAGAACCACCAGGTAAAGGTAGTTAAAGATATCGCCGCCAGTGCCGTGCTGGTAGCGGCTATCGGCGCTGCCGGTATTGGAGTAGTCGTCTTCTACCCATATCTTGCAGAGTGGCTGTGAGGAGGGTCATAGCGGTTTTGGGTCCGACAGGTGCCGGTAAATCTCTCCAAGCCCACCTTCTTGCTGAACACTTAAAAATGACATTGATCTCTAGTGGCGATCTGCTGCGCGCATCAACCGACCCAGACATTAAACACCGGATGGAGGCAGGCGATTTAGTGAGGTCAAGTGATGTTGAGCATTTAGTTGAAGATGCTATTAGGCAGGCGCCGAAAGATAAAGGGATTGTCTTGGATGGCTTCCCCCGGCGCCGTACCGAGCAGGAGTGGCTTAATGTGATTTTAAAGCAATCTGGCCTTAATCTAAGCAAGGTTTTTTTGATCGAAGTACCCAAGGAGGTGTCTCTAGACCGCCTGGAGGAGCGGCATCGTACAGATGATGAGAAGGAGATTATTAAACACAAGTGGCTGGAATATATCCATACAACTTCACGCGTTGTCGAGGGTTACCGTGAGGCAGGTATTTTGGCCAAGATCGATGGCACCCTGACTCCCGAAGCAGTTACAGCCGAGATTAAGAAACACCTATGACTTTTAACCACAAAAAGACAAGCCAAGAGATTGAAGCCATGCGGCAGGGTGGTCGAATATTGGCCGAGGTGCTGGGCGCACTAGCAGTAGCAGTGCGGCCAGGTATTACAACTGGAGAGTTGAATGATCTGGCACATGAAAAAATCATTAAGCTCAAAGCCAAGCCGGCATTCTTGGGTTACCAGAGCTTTCCAGCCTCTATCTGTATTTCTATTAATAACGAGATAGTCCATGGTATACCTGGTAGCAAGGTAGTTAGCGCGGGCGATATAGTCACCTTGGATCTGGGCGTGACATATAAAGGCTTAATAACCGACTCGGCTATAACGGTCGCGGTTGGTAAAATCAGCCCAGAGGCTCAGAATCTGCTTAAGGGCACTAAAAGCGCTCTGGTGGCCGGCATTAAGCAGGTAAAACCCGGCAACAGGATAGGTGATATTTCTGCTGCAATTCAAGCGGAGCTGACCAAGTATGGTCTGAGTGTAATTCATGATCTGAGCGGTCATGGAGTAGGGCGTGAGGTTCATGAAGAGCCACCCATACCAAATTTCGGCCGGGCCGGTACTGGCATGGTTCTGGAAGAGGGTATGACGCTCGCAATCGAGCCAATGGCAAGTCTCGGTAGTAAAGAGATAGTGCTGCAGCCAGATGGCTGGACATATACGTCGGCCGATGGCAGCTTAACGGCTCAATTCGAGCACACTGTAGCCGTAACGGCTGACGGACACCGAATTTTAACGCAATAATACCCACCCGTCTTGCTTACTCTTAAGTATAAGCACTATAATACCTAAGAAAGGAACTGCCTGTGGCTGCCCGTCCAATCGAAGAAACTTTTATAGGTCTGGATATAGGTACAACAAAAGTCTGCTGTATCGTTGGTCTACTCGAAGAGGGATCGGCTTTACCTAGTATTATAGGGATCGGCCAAGCTCCCACAGCCGGTTTGCGCAAGGGAGTGGTTATTGATGTAGAGGAGACTGTTTCTTCTATTACGGCTGCGGTGGATGAGGCAGAGAGGATTTCGGGAATCGAAATCGATCGGGCTACTATTGGTATAGATGGGTCGCATATAGAGAGCCTCAACTCTACTGGAGTGATTGCAGTTGGGCATGAGATCAACGAAGATGATATACAAAGGGTACAGGAGGCGGCTTCAGCCGTACACCTGCCTCCAAACAGAGAGATTCTGCAGGTATTTCCGCGATCTTACTCGGTAGATAGCCAGCTAAACATTAAGGATCCCATAGGCATTAACGGAGTTAGGTTAGAGGCTGATGTTCACATTATTACCGGGGGCACCCCTGCATTAAAGAACCTGCACAGGTGTATATATCAGGCCGGTATAGATATTGAAGGCCAAGTACTGATTCCGGTAGCAGCTGCGAGTGCAGTACTATCTAAAAAACAGCGCGAAATTGGGGCGGCAATTATTGATATCGGCGGGGGTACCACCGGTATAGCTGTGTATGAGGAGGGGGAGGTGCTGTACACAAATATTCTTCCACTTGGCGCCGGGCACATTACCAACGATCTGG
This portion of the Candidatus Dormiibacterota bacterium genome encodes:
- the ybeY gene encoding rRNA maturation RNase YbeY, with the translated sequence MQGLVINFFGALPARAHCKKIKTAVLRLQDLLKIPTQGNINLKFVDDAAMTVLNKQYNGRGASTDVLSFSYIENSPAGATEELGDVIISVETARRQAKEYGIDLTSELALLAVHGALHVLGYDHNDTAGRESMSRLQSEAVKAAGLKYREFEWK
- a CDS encoding diacylglycerol kinase family protein, whose product is MKRFISSLSSAFQGIVHVVRQERNARIHLLAGIAVLIAAAWLQVTNYELAALFFCIVIVFLAEIVNTALEKVLDLLHPEQNHQVKVVKDIAASAVLVAAIGAAGIGVVVFYPYLAEWL
- a CDS encoding nucleoside monophosphate kinase; protein product: MRRVIAVLGPTGAGKSLQAHLLAEHLKMTLISSGDLLRASTDPDIKHRMEAGDLVRSSDVEHLVEDAIRQAPKDKGIVLDGFPRRRTEQEWLNVILKQSGLNLSKVFLIEVPKEVSLDRLEERHRTDDEKEIIKHKWLEYIHTTSRVVEGYREAGILAKIDGTLTPEAVTAEIKKHL
- the map gene encoding type I methionyl aminopeptidase, whose amino-acid sequence is MTFNHKKTSQEIEAMRQGGRILAEVLGALAVAVRPGITTGELNDLAHEKIIKLKAKPAFLGYQSFPASICISINNEIVHGIPGSKVVSAGDIVTLDLGVTYKGLITDSAITVAVGKISPEAQNLLKGTKSALVAGIKQVKPGNRIGDISAAIQAELTKYGLSVIHDLSGHGVGREVHEEPPIPNFGRAGTGMVLEEGMTLAIEPMASLGSKEIVLQPDGWTYTSADGSLTAQFEHTVAVTADGHRILTQ
- the ftsA gene encoding cell division protein FtsA yields the protein MAARPIEETFIGLDIGTTKVCCIVGLLEEGSALPSIIGIGQAPTAGLRKGVVIDVEETVSSITAAVDEAERISGIEIDRATIGIDGSHIESLNSTGVIAVGHEINEDDIQRVQEAASAVHLPPNREILQVFPRSYSVDSQLNIKDPIGINGVRLEADVHIITGGTPALKNLHRCIYQAGIDIEGQVLIPVAAASAVLSKKQREIGAAIIDIGGGTTGIAVYEEGEVLYTNILPLGAGHITNDLAIGLRTSIDIAEKIKLGYVKARHAKSSSTEKIRIEELDGDEAVVSRRELDRITGARLEEIMHMVKDDLKKISRSGMLPGGVVITGGGAKMPGIDDLAKEILELPASIGRPEQISGISDKIHDPSFAAPVGLMLENMHYSAGGDRTNVRLGQTVDKIKKTLRNLLP